The Carnobacterium mobile DSM 4848 genome includes a window with the following:
- a CDS encoding NAD(P)/FAD-dependent oxidoreductase yields MTDYDVIVVGGGTSGMMAAISAAENGAKVAVVEKNKTLGRKLLVTGGGRCNVTNNRDKEEIVAHIPGNGRFLYSAFHQYDNYDIMNFFRSNGVSLKEEDHGRMFPTTDKSRTVLEALIEIMERLAITIYTNAPVDTFVFKEDKVAGLRLQDERELSAKSVILSTGGRAMPRTGSTGDGYKWAKQAGHSLKPLYPTEVPVLSDEPFIQDKTLQGLSLRDIALSVLNKKGKKVIAHQMDMIFTHFGISGPAVLRCSMFVHQTMQRDKTDFVTMTLDALPELTKGELTQRFQSLVKHEGEKSIKNALKGLVPERYLLFAFTRLGIDENTPLKQVPADLQTGLIEFLKDFRFRATGTLPIEKAFVTGGGINTKEVNPKTMESKLMQGLYFSGEILDYNGYTGGYNITGAFITGRVAGMHAAAQALAH; encoded by the coding sequence ATGACAGATTACGATGTCATTGTAGTAGGCGGCGGAACAAGCGGGATGATGGCGGCTATTTCTGCTGCTGAAAATGGAGCTAAAGTTGCCGTAGTAGAAAAAAACAAAACGCTCGGCCGCAAATTGCTGGTCACTGGAGGCGGACGGTGCAATGTAACAAATAACCGCGATAAAGAAGAAATCGTAGCTCATATTCCTGGTAATGGCCGTTTTCTTTATAGTGCATTTCATCAATATGATAATTATGACATTATGAACTTTTTTCGATCCAATGGTGTTTCTTTAAAAGAAGAAGATCATGGTCGGATGTTTCCGACCACAGATAAATCCAGAACGGTTTTAGAAGCGTTGATTGAGATTATGGAACGTTTAGCGATTACCATTTATACGAATGCGCCAGTTGATACGTTCGTATTTAAAGAAGATAAAGTAGCGGGTTTGCGCTTGCAAGACGAACGCGAATTGTCGGCAAAAAGTGTCATTCTTTCAACCGGAGGACGAGCTATGCCTAGAACCGGTTCAACAGGCGACGGCTATAAATGGGCAAAACAAGCTGGACATAGTTTAAAGCCGCTCTATCCAACAGAAGTCCCGGTCTTATCGGATGAACCGTTCATCCAAGATAAAACGCTGCAAGGTCTTTCGTTGCGCGATATCGCTTTAAGCGTCCTGAATAAAAAAGGCAAAAAAGTGATCGCCCATCAAATGGATATGATTTTTACCCATTTTGGAATTTCTGGTCCTGCTGTTTTACGGTGTTCCATGTTTGTCCACCAAACGATGCAGCGCGATAAAACGGATTTTGTCACCATGACACTCGATGCATTGCCTGAGTTGACAAAAGGCGAACTTACCCAACGGTTCCAAAGCTTGGTAAAACATGAAGGAGAAAAAAGTATAAAAAATGCTTTAAAAGGGCTTGTGCCGGAACGGTATCTTTTGTTTGCTTTCACACGCCTTGGTATTGATGAAAACACTCCATTAAAACAGGTTCCTGCCGATCTTCAAACTGGGCTAATTGAGTTCTTAAAAGACTTCCGCTTTAGAGCGACCGGTACCTTACCGATTGAAAAAGCTTTTGTGACTGGCGGAGGCATCAACACAAAAGAAGTAAATCCTAAAACAATGGAAAGTAAATTAATGCAGGGGTTGTATTTTTCCGGAGAGATTTTGGACTACAACGGTTATACTGGCGGCTATAACATTACTGGAGCCTTCATTACTGGACGCGTTGCGGGGATGCACGCTGCTGCCCAAGCTTTAGCACACTAA
- a CDS encoding PepSY domain-containing protein: MRKTMNKKALIGTVTLASSLLLMACSNDNQNNDANTPVESSSEMVMSSDQMESSSMMESSSSAMSSSSAESSSANSDMNDSSSKGIENKNFDVSMEEAVNKFNDTYSGAKITSVAIDNDSNSYVYEVKGYNDTNEVEVKVDAMTGEIVKKDTDDKDDVEDDDVLDLNGLVSPQEAMKAALDEVGSGYAKEWEIDSKNGKVYYEIDVEGSDTDNDVHIDAKTGDFIGYD, from the coding sequence ATGAGAAAAACGATGAATAAAAAGGCCTTGATCGGAACAGTTACTTTGGCATCTTCCTTATTATTGATGGCGTGCAGCAATGACAATCAAAACAATGATGCCAATACGCCAGTGGAATCTTCTTCAGAAATGGTGATGTCGAGCGATCAAATGGAGAGTTCGAGTATGATGGAATCTAGTTCTTCAGCAATGAGTTCAAGTTCAGCAGAGTCTAGTTCTGCCAATAGCGATATGAACGACAGCTCATCCAAAGGAATAGAGAATAAAAACTTTGACGTGAGTATGGAAGAAGCCGTTAATAAATTTAATGACACTTATTCAGGTGCTAAAATTACCTCTGTCGCTATCGACAATGACTCAAACAGCTATGTATACGAAGTCAAAGGGTATAACGATACCAATGAAGTAGAAGTAAAAGTAGATGCAATGACTGGAGAAATCGTTAAAAAAGACACAGATGACAAAGATGATGTTGAAGACGACGATGTATTAGACTTGAATGGATTGGTTTCTCCGCAAGAAGCAATGAAAGCGGCACTGGATGAAGTCGGCAGCGGATATGCTAAAGAGTGGGAAATTGATAGTAAAAACGGGAAAGTCTACTATGAAATCGATGTAGAAGGCAGCGACACAGACAATGATGTGCACATCGATGCTAAAACCGGTGATTTCATTGGGTATGATTAA
- a CDS encoding class I SAM-dependent rRNA methyltransferase, with protein MEKYMLKRRATERARNGYPLLVLEDFVKEPKVAEGTLVECIDEQRKFVAIAYLAKQNKGDGWILTTQPSVKIDQSFFENLFQEAIDHRSIFKLNEQTTAYRIFNGEGDGLGGITIDFYADYYVISWYSQGIYKHRDTIIAAFEAVVPEYQGIYEKLRFETKAKPATDLIAGKPAPEPLVIKENGIKYATYLNDGLMTGIFLDQRDVRQSLLENYAMGKSVLNTFSYTGAFSVAAAMGGATETTSVDLAKRSLPKTIEQFELNGLDPANQTIRVMDVFDYFKYALRHHLFFDVVVVDPPSFARSKKRTFSAVKDYSLLLEDIIQLTASNGIIIASTNAANVTTKKFEGFIEEAFNNQQTAYTIEEKYTLPDDFKINPAFSQGDYLKVYVIRKK; from the coding sequence GTGGAAAAATATATGTTAAAAAGACGGGCAACAGAACGTGCTCGTAATGGGTATCCTTTACTGGTATTGGAAGATTTCGTTAAAGAACCAAAAGTAGCAGAAGGCACGTTGGTAGAATGCATAGATGAACAAAGAAAATTTGTGGCGATTGCTTACTTGGCGAAACAAAATAAAGGCGATGGTTGGATATTAACTACACAGCCATCTGTAAAAATTGATCAATCTTTTTTTGAAAATCTCTTTCAAGAAGCCATTGATCACCGGTCAATTTTCAAGTTGAATGAACAAACGACCGCTTATCGTATTTTCAATGGAGAAGGCGATGGATTAGGCGGAATTACGATTGATTTTTATGCAGATTACTATGTTATTTCATGGTACAGTCAAGGAATTTATAAGCACCGGGATACAATCATAGCGGCTTTCGAAGCTGTTGTACCAGAATACCAAGGAATTTATGAGAAGTTACGTTTTGAAACTAAGGCTAAACCAGCAACAGATCTGATTGCCGGAAAACCGGCACCTGAGCCTTTGGTAATCAAAGAAAATGGAATCAAGTATGCTACTTATTTAAATGACGGGCTGATGACAGGCATTTTCTTAGATCAACGAGACGTTCGTCAAAGTTTATTGGAAAATTACGCAATGGGCAAATCAGTACTAAACACATTTAGTTATACTGGGGCTTTTTCAGTTGCTGCAGCAATGGGCGGTGCAACTGAAACCACCAGCGTAGATTTAGCCAAACGCAGTTTACCCAAAACAATCGAACAATTTGAATTGAATGGACTTGATCCGGCTAATCAGACTATTCGGGTAATGGACGTTTTTGATTACTTTAAATACGCCCTTCGCCATCACTTATTTTTTGACGTAGTAGTGGTTGATCCGCCAAGTTTTGCTCGTTCAAAAAAACGGACATTCAGTGCGGTTAAAGATTATAGTCTGTTACTGGAAGATATAATCCAATTGACTGCATCCAACGGCATCATTATTGCATCAACGAATGCAGCGAATGTTACCACTAAAAAGTTCGAAGGATTTATTGAAGAAGCTTTTAACAATCAACAAACTGCTTATACAATAGAAGAAAAATATACCTTGCCAGATGATTTCAAAATCAATCCTGCATTTTCTCAAGGAGATTATTTGAAAGTATATGTAATACGTAAAAAATAA
- a CDS encoding GRP family sugar transporter: MGILIALIPAIAWGSIGLVSGKLGGTAHQQTLGMTIGAMVFAVGVYFVYQPALDAKLLIVGLVSGFFWTLGQNQQFKSMKLVGVSSTLPISTGLQLIANTLAGVLLFHEWTSARDIILGTIALVLLIIGVRFTTISDTKETNSSSDSSKKAWTKALALSTLGYALYTITVNASGVSALAVILPQSAGMLAGALLFSWKENIRSKYTVRNILTGLIWGIGNIFMLLAMKKIGLAVSFSLSQMGIIISTLGGIWLLGETKTKREIKYVIWGCLLVIVGGIVLGYLKA; the protein is encoded by the coding sequence ATGGGAATATTAATAGCGTTAATTCCAGCGATTGCATGGGGAAGCATCGGTCTGGTAAGTGGAAAATTGGGTGGAACCGCTCATCAGCAAACATTAGGAATGACAATTGGAGCAATGGTTTTTGCAGTAGGTGTCTACTTCGTTTACCAGCCGGCTCTTGATGCAAAATTATTGATCGTTGGATTAGTATCCGGCTTCTTTTGGACTTTGGGACAAAACCAACAATTTAAATCGATGAAATTGGTAGGTGTATCCAGTACTTTGCCGATTTCTACCGGATTGCAGTTGATTGCAAATACATTAGCAGGAGTATTGCTGTTTCACGAATGGACGAGTGCGCGAGACATTATTTTAGGCACGATTGCTTTAGTTTTGTTGATTATCGGTGTACGCTTTACCACGATCAGCGACACGAAAGAAACAAACAGCAGCTCGGATTCATCTAAAAAAGCATGGACAAAAGCTTTGGCCTTATCCACTCTAGGCTATGCTCTTTATACGATTACAGTCAATGCATCCGGCGTCAGTGCTTTAGCGGTGATTTTACCGCAATCGGCTGGAATGTTAGCTGGAGCTTTGTTGTTCTCTTGGAAAGAAAATATACGAAGCAAATACACGGTTCGGAACATTTTGACAGGACTTATTTGGGGAATCGGAAATATCTTTATGCTTCTCGCAATGAAAAAAATAGGATTAGCTGTCAGCTTTTCATTATCGCAAATGGGAATCATCATTTCAACACTAGGCGGTATTTGGTTGTTAGGAGAAACAAAAACAAAACGAGAAATCAAATATGTGATTTGGGGCTGTCTGTTAGTGATAGTCGGCGGTATTGTTTTGGGATATCTAAAAGCTTAA
- a CDS encoding ABC transporter ATP-binding protein, which yields MAFVEIIDEYKRYQMGDTTIAANDGISFEIERGEFAVIVGPSGAGKSTVLNILGGMDTADEGQVKVDDINIATFNKKELTKYRRDDVGFVFQFYNLVPNLTAKENVELAAEISKNALDAEQVLKEVGLGSRLNNFPAQLSGGEQQRVAIARALAKQPKLLLCDEPTGALDYETGKQILKLLQDTCINTGTTVIVITHNQAIAPMADRIIEINNAKVRKTTVNSHPSSVADIEW from the coding sequence ATGGCTTTTGTAGAAATTATTGATGAGTATAAACGGTATCAGATGGGAGATACGACCATTGCTGCCAATGACGGAATCTCTTTTGAAATCGAAAGAGGCGAATTTGCTGTAATCGTTGGGCCCAGTGGTGCAGGAAAATCTACTGTTTTGAATATTTTGGGCGGAATGGATACGGCCGATGAAGGTCAAGTAAAAGTAGACGACATCAACATTGCAACATTTAATAAAAAAGAACTGACCAAGTACCGTCGTGACGATGTCGGATTTGTTTTTCAGTTTTACAACTTAGTTCCCAATTTAACCGCTAAAGAAAATGTAGAATTAGCAGCAGAAATATCTAAAAATGCATTAGATGCAGAACAAGTATTGAAAGAAGTGGGATTAGGCAGCCGACTAAATAACTTTCCAGCTCAGTTGTCTGGTGGAGAACAACAGCGTGTAGCTATTGCTCGGGCATTAGCTAAGCAGCCTAAATTGTTATTGTGTGACGAACCAACAGGCGCTTTGGATTACGAAACAGGCAAGCAGATCTTGAAGCTGCTGCAAGACACGTGCATCAATACAGGCACAACCGTTATCGTGATCACTCATAACCAAGCCATTGCGCCTATGGCTGATCGAATCATTGAAATCAATAATGCAAAAGTACGTAAAACAACTGTGAACTCTCATCCTTCATCAGTAGCGGATATCGAATGGTAA
- a CDS encoding FtsX-like permease family protein, whose amino-acid sequence MKKKALWKDIVKELWQSKARFLSIFAIITLGVAFFAGIKATGPDMIDTTDQYYRDTNLMDLKVVSTYGLEQSDIDLLKTVEGVSVQAAYSKDVILKDSGLVTKVLSYPEKAENSVNQYVVVSGRLPEKSGEIALDATAKYDSEYKLDDSIVLTTDDPDDPIKDSLVEDTYKVVGFVNSPQYIEHSARGNSTVGTGSLDGFAVIPKADFDMEYYTEAYLTFSDTSSLEAYSNLYEGKVDKHQTDIEQLTKDLPKERLDTIKKEAKEEIDKGQKEIDEAKEKLADGQSQLDDAKKELDDGRADYQEGLGKLESEISKAQAELDANSQKLAEGKKELASKRAELEAGQTELNQAKQSFNEQKAAAEADLAAGENELAANQQQIDEGVQAIKAAKIEIEQGKQAIQQGQAQLDQQTQELKAGQQQVNDMKAALQAAQAELAQAVEAGTDEAALAELKQTIAQLQQAIPAAEKEIENGQAALNQGQAELDKQSNAVQAGEPELNQKQAELEAAQSKLNQAKETFAAQKAAAQEKLTAGENEIAANQQKINEGQQAIQSAETELAKGEAQLAEGQATLDQEQAKGKAELADAKEKLETGQADYEKAAAEFETQKKDAEKKISDGEADLADAKKELAELAKPEYFVFDRSVNPGYAEYSDNADRISAIAQVFPVFFFLIAALVCLTTMTRMVDEQRLQIGTLKALGYTNGDISIKFMLYASLASVIGTIVGLLIGYQVFPSVIFNAYGSLYNLPSIRITYYISYGLISFAISILCTVASAYAAVRVALKSNAATLMRPKAPKIGQRILLERLPFVWNRMGFIQKVTARNLFRYKQRMLMTVLGIAGCTALILTGYGVSDSIADIPSLQYGKVMKYDGLVAYNTDATKEEKKDYQDFIQLQPEIQSHLNVLQEPYTASKKGANKQDVTVFVPETTKQLDDYVFLNDRRSGETYSLSDNGAVITEKLAKLFDLKVGDTLSMKDDDNNEVDVKVSHIAENYAGHYAYMTKDYYKKAAGQEPVYNTQLLKYQEGKQWEDKIGRELTAMPSVAAISFVRDVSGTINDTMGSLGIVTLVLIVSAGLLAFVVLYNLTNINVSERIRELSTIKVLGFFDKEVTLYIYRENIILTLMGIVVGSLLGTVLHGFVLNTAEMDILMFSPNIRPLSFLYSGLLTLLFSGIVMIAMHIKLKNVDMIEALKSVD is encoded by the coding sequence ATGAAAAAGAAAGCTTTATGGAAAGATATTGTTAAAGAACTGTGGCAATCCAAAGCACGGTTTCTTTCTATCTTTGCTATTATTACATTAGGAGTCGCTTTTTTTGCCGGTATCAAGGCAACTGGACCGGATATGATCGATACGACAGATCAGTATTATCGAGATACAAATTTAATGGATTTGAAAGTTGTCTCGACTTATGGACTGGAACAATCGGATATTGACTTACTAAAAACAGTTGAAGGAGTTTCTGTTCAAGCCGCCTACAGCAAAGATGTTATTTTGAAAGATAGCGGATTAGTGACAAAAGTCTTAAGTTATCCAGAAAAGGCTGAAAACAGTGTCAATCAATATGTTGTTGTATCCGGCAGGCTTCCCGAAAAATCAGGTGAGATAGCGTTAGATGCTACAGCAAAATATGATTCCGAATACAAACTAGACGATTCAATCGTTTTAACAACAGACGATCCAGATGATCCGATAAAAGACAGCTTAGTTGAAGATACGTATAAAGTCGTCGGCTTTGTAAACAGTCCGCAATACATTGAACATAGCGCTCGGGGAAACAGTACGGTGGGAACAGGTTCATTAGACGGATTTGCAGTTATCCCTAAAGCTGATTTTGATATGGAGTATTATACAGAAGCGTATTTGACATTTTCAGACACTTCTTCACTGGAAGCTTATTCAAACTTATATGAAGGTAAAGTAGATAAGCACCAAACGGACATTGAACAACTGACAAAAGATTTGCCGAAAGAACGATTAGATACCATTAAAAAAGAAGCAAAAGAAGAAATTGACAAAGGGCAAAAAGAAATCGATGAGGCTAAAGAAAAACTAGCCGATGGACAATCACAATTGGATGATGCGAAGAAAGAGCTGGATGACGGCCGAGCAGATTACCAAGAAGGCCTTGGAAAACTAGAAAGCGAAATCAGCAAAGCACAAGCTGAGCTGGATGCCAATAGCCAAAAACTAGCTGAAGGAAAAAAAGAACTGGCTTCAAAACGGGCTGAACTTGAGGCAGGTCAGACAGAATTAAACCAAGCCAAACAATCGTTTAACGAACAAAAAGCTGCAGCTGAAGCCGACTTGGCAGCTGGAGAAAATGAACTAGCTGCCAATCAACAGCAAATCGACGAAGGCGTCCAAGCAATTAAAGCAGCGAAAATAGAAATCGAACAAGGCAAACAAGCGATCCAGCAAGGACAGGCTCAATTAGATCAACAAACGCAAGAACTCAAAGCAGGCCAACAACAAGTGAACGACATGAAAGCAGCGCTTCAAGCTGCACAAGCTGAATTGGCCCAAGCAGTTGAAGCGGGAACAGATGAAGCTGCTTTAGCTGAGTTAAAGCAAACTATCGCGCAGTTGCAACAAGCTATCCCAGCTGCTGAAAAAGAAATTGAAAACGGTCAAGCCGCTTTGAACCAAGGACAAGCAGAGTTAGATAAACAATCGAATGCTGTTCAAGCCGGCGAACCAGAACTGAATCAAAAACAAGCTGAATTAGAAGCGGCTCAAAGCAAATTGAATCAGGCTAAAGAAACTTTTGCCGCACAAAAAGCTGCTGCTCAAGAAAAACTGACCGCTGGAGAAAATGAAATCGCAGCAAACCAGCAGAAAATCAACGAAGGGCAACAAGCAATTCAATCAGCAGAAACAGAATTGGCTAAGGGTGAAGCTCAATTAGCTGAAGGACAAGCTACGTTGGATCAAGAGCAGGCTAAGGGAAAAGCTGAACTAGCCGATGCCAAAGAAAAGCTTGAAACAGGTCAAGCCGATTATGAAAAAGCTGCAGCAGAATTTGAAACACAGAAAAAAGATGCAGAAAAGAAAATTTCAGACGGAGAAGCCGATTTGGCAGATGCTAAGAAGGAATTAGCCGAGCTTGCTAAACCAGAATATTTTGTTTTTGACCGCAGTGTCAATCCCGGCTATGCAGAATATAGCGATAATGCGGATCGTATATCGGCGATTGCACAAGTCTTCCCAGTATTTTTCTTCCTCATCGCTGCGTTGGTTTGTTTGACGACCATGACTCGAATGGTTGATGAACAGCGGTTGCAAATAGGAACATTAAAAGCACTAGGTTACACGAATGGAGACATCTCCATCAAGTTTATGCTGTATGCTTCATTAGCTAGTGTGATCGGTACGATCGTTGGATTATTGATTGGTTATCAAGTGTTCCCAAGCGTGATTTTCAACGCCTATGGGTCATTGTATAATCTGCCAAGTATTCGTATCACCTACTATATCAGCTATGGGTTGATTTCATTTGCGATATCGATTCTTTGTACAGTCGCTTCGGCTTATGCAGCTGTAAGAGTGGCGTTGAAGAGCAATGCGGCAACACTGATGCGGCCAAAAGCACCAAAAATCGGCCAACGGATTTTACTAGAACGTCTGCCGTTTGTTTGGAATCGTATGGGATTCATTCAAAAAGTAACGGCTCGAAATTTATTCCGCTATAAACAACGGATGTTGATGACCGTTCTAGGAATAGCGGGTTGTACTGCTTTAATTTTAACAGGTTATGGCGTATCCGATTCAATTGCAGATATTCCAAGTCTGCAGTATGGGAAAGTGATGAAGTATGATGGACTAGTTGCTTATAACACTGATGCAACGAAAGAAGAAAAGAAAGACTATCAAGACTTTATTCAATTACAACCTGAAATACAAAGTCATTTAAACGTGCTGCAAGAACCGTATACCGCTTCTAAAAAAGGTGCGAACAAACAAGATGTAACGGTTTTTGTACCAGAAACTACTAAACAGCTAGACGATTATGTATTTTTAAATGATCGGCGCTCAGGAGAAACCTATTCATTGTCGGATAATGGTGCGGTCATCACCGAGAAGTTAGCTAAATTGTTTGACTTGAAAGTCGGAGACACATTGTCAATGAAAGACGATGACAATAATGAAGTCGACGTTAAAGTTTCTCACATTGCAGAAAACTACGCAGGCCATTATGCTTATATGACAAAGGATTACTATAAAAAAGCAGCTGGTCAAGAACCGGTATATAATACACAATTGCTGAAATACCAAGAAGGAAAACAATGGGAAGACAAAATCGGCAGAGAGTTGACAGCTATGCCGAGTGTCGCAGCAATCAGCTTTGTACGAGACGTAAGTGGAACAATCAACGATACAATGGGTAGTTTAGGCATTGTAACGTTGGTGCTGATCGTTTCAGCAGGGTTGCTGGCTTTTGTCGTACTGTACAACTTGACCAACATCAATGTATCAGAACGGATCAGAGAACTGTCTACCATTAAAGTCTTAGGCTTTTTTGATAAAGAAGTGACGTTATACATTTATCGAGAAAACATCATTTTAACTTTAATGGGAATCGTAGTCGGTTCGTTATTAGGAACAGTACTGCACGGTTTTGTTTTGAATACAGCTGAAATGGATATACTGATGTTCAGTCCGAATATCCGTCCATTAAGTTTCCTTTATTCAGGACTTCTAACCTTGCTGTTTTCTGGGATCGTCATGATCGCGATGCACATCAAACTAAAAAATGTCGACATGATCGAAGCCCTAAAATCAGTAGATTAA
- a CDS encoding amino acid permease has protein sequence MELFRKKPMNTALHEKITLKKELKTFDLILLGLGAIVGTGIFVITGTAAAATAGPALIVSFVIAAFSCALSALCYAEFASRVPVGGGAYSYIYTIFGELFGWLVGWLLICEYLLANASVASGWSGYVHGFLDGMGIHFPQALRASYDPANGTYVDVIAIVITLIVTFIVVQGAKKALRLNNVMVIVKFSLIALFILVGMFYVKPVNWTPFAPFGLKGIAAGSAIVFFAFLGFDAVSTAAEEVKNPQKDVPRGIIGSLGIATVLYIGVTLVLTGLVPYTHLNVKDPVAFAMRFIGHDMIAGMISIGAILTLLTVLISMTYGLARLVYTISRDGLLPITLSEINEKTKTPHKATIVVGIVSAVLAGVIPLNQLAALTNIVTLMVFVIIAAGILQLRKDYGKPKPGEFKVPWVPLFPIVSIIVCLYLMIQLSASVWLMFAVWLVIGLLVYVFYGYKNSRLNN, from the coding sequence ATGGAACTTTTTCGCAAAAAACCGATGAATACGGCATTACATGAAAAGATCACTTTAAAGAAAGAATTAAAAACGTTTGATTTGATATTATTAGGACTGGGAGCCATTGTTGGAACCGGAATATTTGTAATCACCGGGACCGCCGCTGCTGCAACTGCTGGACCAGCGCTGATCGTCTCTTTTGTCATTGCAGCTTTCTCTTGTGCCTTATCGGCTTTGTGCTATGCAGAGTTTGCTTCACGAGTACCAGTAGGCGGAGGAGCATATTCCTATATCTATACTATTTTCGGCGAACTTTTCGGTTGGCTGGTCGGCTGGTTGTTGATTTGCGAATATTTATTGGCAAATGCTTCAGTAGCATCGGGCTGGTCAGGTTATGTCCATGGATTTTTAGACGGAATGGGCATTCATTTCCCGCAAGCTCTGCGTGCATCTTATGACCCGGCCAATGGCACTTATGTAGATGTGATCGCAATTGTGATCACATTGATTGTCACGTTTATTGTGGTTCAAGGAGCAAAAAAAGCGCTGCGGTTGAATAATGTGATGGTGATCGTCAAGTTTAGTCTGATTGCATTGTTTATTTTAGTCGGCATGTTTTATGTTAAACCAGTCAACTGGACCCCCTTTGCTCCATTTGGTCTAAAAGGAATCGCAGCAGGATCTGCAATCGTCTTTTTTGCCTTTTTAGGGTTTGATGCAGTCAGTACGGCTGCTGAAGAAGTAAAAAACCCTCAAAAAGACGTTCCTCGAGGAATCATCGGGTCATTGGGAATCGCTACAGTCTTATATATCGGCGTGACATTAGTCTTGACAGGACTCGTGCCTTATACGCATTTGAATGTAAAAGATCCCGTTGCATTTGCAATGCGCTTTATTGGCCATGATATGATCGCCGGCATGATTTCAATCGGAGCGATTTTGACGTTATTGACAGTTTTGATTTCCATGACGTACGGCTTGGCTAGATTAGTGTATACCATCAGTCGTGACGGACTATTGCCGATAACATTAAGTGAAATCAATGAAAAAACTAAAACACCGCATAAAGCTACGATCGTAGTGGGCATCGTGTCTGCTGTCTTGGCAGGTGTGATTCCGTTAAATCAACTAGCCGCGCTAACAAATATCGTTACGCTGATGGTATTTGTTATTATTGCTGCCGGTATCCTTCAATTGCGAAAAGACTATGGAAAACCGAAACCAGGTGAATTCAAAGTACCTTGGGTGCCGCTTTTTCCAATCGTTTCCATCATCGTTTGTCTTTACTTGATGATTCAGTTGTCAGCTTCTGTATGGTTGATGTTTGCTGTTTGGCTGGTTATCGGACTTTTAGTTTATGTCTTTTACGGGTACAAGAACAGCCGCTTAAATAATTAA
- the ybaK gene encoding Cys-tRNA(Pro) deacylase — protein MKKTKQQKTNAIRLLDKAGIPYQLHEYPWSEDHLDASAVVEGVKVPGEWIFKTIVTVGDKTGAIVACIPGASEINLKALAKVSGNKRVELLKLTELEKTTGYIRGGCSPLGMKKLFPTYLSKHAEKMDKIVISAGKRGLQVELDPLDLQQLTSAVFAEIEA, from the coding sequence ATGAAAAAAACAAAGCAGCAAAAAACGAATGCCATTCGTCTGCTGGATAAAGCGGGCATACCTTATCAACTTCATGAGTATCCTTGGAGTGAAGACCACCTAGACGCAAGTGCAGTAGTTGAAGGAGTAAAAGTTCCTGGCGAGTGGATTTTTAAAACGATTGTAACGGTCGGGGACAAAACGGGGGCAATCGTAGCTTGTATTCCGGGAGCCAGTGAGATCAATTTAAAAGCTTTGGCGAAAGTCAGCGGAAATAAACGTGTTGAATTATTAAAATTAACGGAATTAGAAAAGACAACAGGGTATATCCGAGGTGGTTGTTCGCCGCTTGGTATGAAAAAACTCTTTCCCACGTACCTATCAAAACATGCAGAAAAAATGGATAAAATCGTTATTTCAGCAGGCAAACGCGGATTGCAAGTTGAACTTGATCCATTAGACTTGCAACAGCTCACTTCAGCTGTTTTTGCTGAAATCGAAGCTTAA